A window of Echeneis naucrates chromosome 13, fEcheNa1.1, whole genome shotgun sequence contains these coding sequences:
- the mmp23bb gene encoding matrix metallopeptidase 23bb isoform X4: MEDTRKAINIAFTKWSDVSPLTFTEVIDNNTTVDITIGSFYTFNHTDCWWSPLHPCFDGLNGELAHAFLPPRGEIHFDNHEFWILGKSRFSWKQGVWLNDLVQVAAHEIGHALGLWHSRDPQALMHPNATYTGQRNIAQDDIWGIQRLYGCLDKKRVCDPWARLGFCEWRKNFMKKNCPQRCDLCYEPLEEVATPTPPPANIKIKMVPRGKVVGFRCGIKNSRSPPKVSWFKDGEQILKSIPGYIVMKDRDLRIVANEFNEGIYTCRIHRRGDIVSANSWAIRLKPELPSNS; this comes from the exons ATGGAGGACACCAGGAAAGCCATCAACATTGCTTTTACCAAGTGGAGTGACGTATCGCCTTTGACCTTCACCGAGGTTATCGACAACAACACCACTGTTGACATCACCATCGGTA GTTTCTACACTTTTAACCACACAGACTGCTGGTGGTCTCCACTCCACCCGTGTTTTGATGGTCTTAATGGTGAGCTGGCTCATGCCTTCTTGCCACCGCGAGGGGAAATCCACTTTGACAACCACGAATTCTGGATCCTCGGAAAGTCCAGGTTCAGCTGGAAACAAG GAGTGTGGCTGAATGACCTCGTCCAGGTTGCAGCTCATGAGATTGGCCATGCTCTGGGCCTGTGGCACTCCAGGGATCCACAGGCTCTGATGCATCCCAATGCCACATACACAGGACAGAGGAACATCGCTCAGGATGACATTTGGGGCATCCAGAGACTCTACG GTTGCCTGGATAAAAAGCGAGTCTGTGATCCCTGGGCTCGACTTGGCTTTTGTGAATGGAGGAAGAACTTCATGAAGAAAAATTGTCCTCAGCGCTGTGACCTCTGCTACG AGCCTCTCGAAGAAGTAGCCACACCAACACCGCCTCCAGCCAACATCAAGATCAAGATGGTTCCACGGGGAAAGGTGGTGGGTTTCCGCTGTGGAATCAAAAATTCCCGCTCTCCGCCCAAAGTCAG CTGGTTCAAAGATGGCGAGCAGATCCTAAAATCCATTCCCGGTTACATTGTCATGAAGGACAGAGACCTTCGCATCGTTGCCAATGAATTCAATGAGGGTATTTATACCTGTCGCATCCATCGACGAGGAGACATTGTATCTGCCAACTCCTGGGCCATCCGACTGAAACCAGAGCTACCGTCCAACAGCTGA